In Pseudoalteromonas sp. NC201, a single window of DNA contains:
- a CDS encoding sensor histidine kinase: MALAHVINPQFVPTTNRYNPCLLQEAYVGELSDLRQQASWLSHLVDTMPAGVVVLDGQGMIAKANQIAMDMLGEPLEGEKWFSVIQRSFRPQQDDGHEVSLKDGRRIKLDITALTPEPGQLILMTDLTETRRLQSRVAHMQRLSALGKMVASLAHQVRTPLSAAMLYGANLGAANLPSASREKFHDKLMSRLKDLESQVNDMLLFAKSGEQQVVERVSMQQLLSEVKAGADAMVELNQAKLEAFLPEPDIEILGNRTALASAIQNLIHNSIQIIGSAAHIELNAEREPCGEYVRISVVDNGPGIDETLVDKLFEPFFTTKSQGTGLGLAVVNSVANAHKGFAQADNVEGKGARFSLVLPLIEAEEL; the protein is encoded by the coding sequence ATGGCATTAGCACATGTTATTAATCCACAATTTGTACCAACGACGAATCGCTACAATCCCTGTTTGCTGCAAGAAGCCTACGTTGGTGAATTGAGCGACCTTAGACAGCAGGCGAGTTGGTTAAGTCATCTAGTTGATACTATGCCTGCAGGTGTTGTGGTACTTGATGGTCAAGGTATGATTGCCAAGGCGAATCAAATCGCGATGGATATGTTGGGTGAACCACTCGAAGGTGAAAAGTGGTTTAGCGTTATTCAGCGTTCATTTCGACCACAGCAGGACGATGGTCATGAAGTCTCTCTTAAAGATGGCAGAAGAATTAAGTTAGATATAACCGCGCTAACACCGGAACCTGGGCAACTCATTTTGATGACAGATCTTACCGAAACGCGCCGACTCCAAAGTCGTGTTGCGCATATGCAAAGGTTAAGTGCGTTGGGAAAAATGGTTGCTTCATTGGCGCATCAAGTGCGTACGCCGTTATCGGCTGCGATGTTATATGGTGCAAATCTAGGTGCGGCTAATCTTCCTTCGGCTTCTCGAGAAAAGTTTCACGATAAGTTGATGTCTCGGTTAAAAGACTTAGAAAGCCAAGTTAATGACATGCTGCTGTTTGCTAAAAGCGGTGAACAACAAGTGGTTGAGCGAGTGTCAATGCAACAGTTATTGAGTGAAGTCAAAGCGGGTGCTGACGCTATGGTTGAGCTTAACCAAGCAAAGTTGGAAGCATTTTTACCCGAGCCAGATATCGAAATATTAGGTAATCGTACTGCGCTTGCAAGTGCGATCCAAAACCTGATCCACAACAGTATTCAAATAATTGGCAGTGCGGCACACATTGAACTTAATGCAGAGCGCGAGCCGTGTGGCGAGTATGTACGTATCTCAGTTGTTGATAATGGACCTGGCATCGATGAAACCTTAGTAGACAAGTTGTTTGAACCATTTTTTACAACTAAGTCGCAGGGGACTGGGCTAGGACTTGCGGTGGTTAATTCGGTCGCTAACGCGCACAAAGGATTTGCGCAGGCAGACAATGTTGAAGGTAAGGGCGCACGTTTTAGTTTGGTACTACCACTAATTGAGGCGGAGGAACTATGA
- a CDS encoding sigma-54-dependent transcriptional regulator, giving the protein MSNRVLVVEDDAGLREALIDTLQLSNIECVEASCAEQAVLLLKQEAFSLVVSDVQMGAMSGLDLLKTIKLNYPELPVLMMTAYATIDDAVEAMRLGAIDYMAKPFAPEVLLNMVGRYLPEKEKETDGPIVADPKSIKLLELAAKVAKSDASVMVLGPSGSGKEVLARYIHDKSDRADEPFIAINCAAIPENMLEATLFGYEKGAFTGAIQACPGKFEQAQKGTILLDEITEMDLGLQAKLLRVLQEREVERLGSRKTISLDVRVLATSNRDLKEAVEDGVFREDLYYRLNVFPLEWLPLKDRAGDIAVLAEHLLVRHTQKAGKPTPILSSGAKRKLSSHSWPGNVRELDNVIQRALILFQGNEIQEDDIFIENFSPMALIESAPLVNHEASALMERSQGEDEIISYKDELQDKEHQIILDTLAKFNGKRKEVAEVLGMSPRTLRYKLAKMRDLGIALPA; this is encoded by the coding sequence ATGAGTAACAGAGTTTTAGTTGTTGAAGATGATGCTGGTTTAAGAGAAGCACTCATTGATACATTGCAGCTTTCAAATATCGAGTGCGTAGAAGCAAGTTGTGCGGAACAAGCCGTTTTATTGCTAAAGCAAGAAGCCTTTTCTTTGGTTGTGAGTGACGTGCAAATGGGTGCCATGAGTGGGCTTGACTTGTTAAAGACCATTAAACTCAACTATCCCGAATTACCGGTATTGATGATGACAGCATACGCGACCATTGATGATGCGGTTGAAGCGATGAGATTGGGTGCCATCGACTATATGGCTAAGCCATTTGCGCCTGAAGTATTGCTCAATATGGTTGGACGTTATCTACCTGAGAAGGAAAAAGAGACAGACGGCCCCATTGTTGCCGATCCAAAGAGTATTAAACTACTTGAACTGGCTGCAAAAGTAGCTAAGTCGGATGCCAGCGTTATGGTACTTGGACCGAGCGGTTCAGGTAAAGAAGTGTTGGCTCGCTATATTCACGATAAATCCGACAGAGCAGATGAGCCCTTTATCGCAATTAACTGCGCTGCAATCCCAGAAAATATGCTCGAAGCGACCCTGTTTGGTTACGAAAAGGGGGCATTTACAGGTGCCATTCAGGCGTGTCCTGGAAAATTTGAGCAAGCACAAAAGGGAACGATTTTGCTTGATGAGATCACAGAGATGGATTTGGGATTACAAGCAAAATTACTTCGCGTGTTACAAGAGCGCGAGGTAGAGCGTTTAGGTAGCAGAAAAACCATTTCACTGGACGTCAGAGTGTTGGCAACCAGTAACCGCGATTTAAAAGAAGCGGTGGAGGATGGGGTATTTAGAGAAGATTTATATTATCGCCTCAATGTTTTCCCACTAGAGTGGTTGCCACTGAAGGACAGAGCGGGTGATATCGCAGTGTTAGCCGAGCATTTGTTGGTAAGACATACGCAAAAAGCAGGCAAGCCAACACCTATATTAAGCAGCGGTGCAAAGCGCAAGCTCAGTTCACACAGTTGGCCTGGAAACGTAAGAGAGCTAGACAACGTTATTCAACGTGCCCTGATTTTGTTCCAAGGTAATGAAATTCAAGAAGATGATATTTTTATCGAAAATTTCTCACCGATGGCTTTGATTGAGTCTGCACCACTTGTAAATCATGAAGCATCAGCTTTAATGGAGCGCTCTCAAGGTGAGGATGAAATCATTAGCTATAAAGATGAGTTACAGGATAAAGAACACCAAATTATTTTAGATACGCTAGCAAAGTTTAATGGTAAACGTAAAGAGGTGGCGGAGGTGTTAGGTATGAGTCCTCGCACACTTCGCTATAAGCTGGCAAAAATGCGAGATTTAGGGATTGCACTACCCGCTTAA
- the fliE gene encoding flagellar hook-basal body complex protein FliE — MKVQSSALFQEMQAMAAEATRNTQPSVQPVKTAASSSAQFGDLLSDALNTVHGLQQEAKQKVTAVEMGDRSVSLAEAMIAKQKSSVAFEATVQVRNKLVEAYKEIMSMPV; from the coding sequence ATGAAAGTACAATCATCAGCGCTATTTCAAGAAATGCAGGCAATGGCTGCAGAAGCGACGAGAAACACACAGCCATCAGTGCAGCCGGTTAAGACGGCGGCATCTTCGTCGGCTCAGTTTGGCGATTTACTCTCAGACGCACTTAATACGGTTCATGGCTTACAACAAGAAGCGAAACAAAAAGTCACCGCTGTTGAAATGGGTGACAGAAGCGTTTCTCTAGCAGAAGCCATGATAGCGAAACAAAAATCGTCGGTCGCTTTTGAGGCAACAGTGCAAGTTCGTAATAAACTTGTTGAGGCCTATAAAGAAATCATGAGCATGCCAGTTTAA